The following coding sequences lie in one Xanthomonas hortorum pv. pelargonii genomic window:
- a CDS encoding EAL domain-containing protein, with the protein MKRQRIISVTVLLVVLCATLPISLSYYLAWRLALDREQSRLSQLAALSIRRTEAAFDEAHGALVNMAGSQLPRCSPEHLAQMRALVLTSHYIVELGHFQQRRLRCTSWGPLPEAIPQSTPDFVVKRGIAVTTRLRPLANPQHPLMALQLDDYNVLINPATLTDINIPPGLQLAIGTPTGQILSSTDIAAEQLLIEPLPDTSSADATQTQVLSGRDRRGDWAAVVTEPATYLRGPLAAARLQTVPVGIALALLLVSLVIWVSRRRLSPLARLESAVQRGEFIVHYQPIIALDSGACVGAEALVRWQQSDGVLIPPDAFIPLAEESGLILPITDMVVAEVIRELGPTLAAIPSLHVAINVSAGDIKSGRVQTVLAQALRGTGVDSGQLWVEATERSLMDIDAARATITHLRGAGHTVSIDDFGTGYSSLQYLQGLPLDALKIDKSFVDTIGTHSATSAVTSHIIDMAKTLKLRTIAEGVERQEQLDYLRAHGVDLAQGWLFSRALPATGFIAYHALMRGAAH; encoded by the coding sequence GTGAAGCGACAACGCATCATCAGTGTGACCGTGTTGCTGGTGGTGCTATGCGCAACCCTTCCGATCAGCCTGTCCTATTACCTGGCGTGGCGGCTGGCGCTGGATCGCGAGCAGAGCAGGCTCAGCCAGCTGGCAGCGCTGTCGATCCGGCGCACCGAAGCCGCCTTCGACGAAGCGCACGGCGCGCTGGTGAACATGGCTGGCTCGCAGCTGCCGCGCTGTTCTCCTGAGCACCTGGCGCAGATGCGCGCATTGGTGCTGACCAGTCATTACATCGTGGAGCTGGGGCATTTTCAGCAGCGCCGTTTGCGCTGCACCTCGTGGGGGCCGTTGCCAGAGGCCATTCCACAGTCCACCCCGGATTTCGTTGTCAAGCGCGGCATTGCGGTGACCACCCGCCTTCGTCCGCTGGCCAATCCGCAGCACCCGCTGATGGCGCTGCAGCTGGACGACTACAACGTGTTGATCAATCCGGCCACCCTCACCGACATCAATATCCCGCCCGGCCTGCAACTGGCGATCGGCACCCCGACCGGGCAGATCCTGAGCAGTACCGATATCGCCGCAGAGCAATTGTTGATCGAGCCGTTGCCCGATACATCCAGCGCAGACGCAACGCAGACGCAGGTCTTGTCCGGCCGCGACCGCCGTGGCGACTGGGCTGCGGTGGTCACCGAACCGGCCACTTACCTGCGTGGCCCGCTGGCGGCGGCACGCCTGCAGACAGTGCCGGTGGGCATCGCATTGGCGCTGCTGCTGGTCAGCCTGGTGATCTGGGTTTCGCGGCGGCGGCTGTCGCCCCTGGCACGGCTGGAAAGTGCGGTGCAGCGCGGCGAATTCATCGTGCACTACCAGCCGATCATCGCGCTCGATAGCGGCGCCTGCGTCGGTGCCGAGGCGCTGGTGCGCTGGCAGCAATCCGATGGCGTGCTGATCCCGCCCGACGCCTTCATCCCGCTGGCCGAAGAGAGCGGTCTGATCCTGCCGATCACCGACATGGTGGTAGCCGAAGTCATCCGCGAACTCGGCCCGACCCTGGCGGCGATTCCGTCCCTGCATGTGGCCATCAACGTCTCGGCCGGCGACATCAAGAGCGGCCGCGTGCAGACCGTGCTGGCGCAAGCACTGCGCGGCACCGGCGTGGACAGCGGACAGCTGTGGGTGGAGGCCACCGAACGCAGCCTGATGGATATCGATGCGGCACGCGCCACCATCACCCACCTGCGCGGCGCCGGCCACACGGTGTCGATCGACGACTTCGGCACCGGCTATTCGAGCCTGCAGTACCTGCAAGGGCTGCCGTTGGATGCATTGAAGATCGACAAGTCGTTCGTGGACACCATTGGCACCCACTCGGCCACCAGTGCGGTGACCTCGCACATCATCGACATGGCCAAGACGCTGAAGTTGCGCACCATTGCCGAAGGCGTGGAGCGCCAGGAGCAGCTGGATTATCTGCGCGCGCATGGCGTGGATCTGGCGCAGGGCTGGCTGTTCTCGCGCGCACTGCCGGCCACTGGTTTCATCGCGTATCACGCGCTGATGCGCGGCGCCGCACACTGA
- a CDS encoding fatty acid desaturase family protein, translating to MSRVHNRSLSAAELQSFGDELDAIRARVQAQVGASDARYIRRIVAAVRWTGVAGRALLFLGAFVHSVLIPAWIAGVVLLTLSKILENMELGHNVMHGQYDWMGDPQLNGNTYEWDIVATGDNWRKTHNFKHHTYTNVRGMDDDIGYGLLRIFPEQRWRPFYLLQPFVAVFFALLFEWGVAIQDLRLGRWFAGKMKAAELRASFLPVGRKMGRQMLKDYIVFPLLAGPFFLTVLLGNLAANVLRSIWTFVIIFCGHFTADAEVFPKESIRNESRGHWYLRQLRGSSNLTGGKLMNVLSGNLSHQIEHHFYPDLPANRYAQIAVEVKQICARYGQHYNTGSLPRQFGQVMWRIVRHAFPSRPKPARRQREGALQSA from the coding sequence ATGAGCCGAGTCCATAACCGTTCCCTGTCCGCTGCCGAACTGCAGTCGTTTGGCGACGAACTCGATGCCATCCGCGCCCGCGTGCAGGCCCAGGTCGGTGCCAGCGATGCGCGCTACATCCGCCGCATCGTGGCCGCGGTGCGCTGGACCGGTGTGGCCGGTCGCGCGCTGCTGTTTCTGGGCGCGTTCGTGCATAGCGTGCTGATTCCGGCGTGGATCGCCGGTGTGGTGCTGCTGACCTTGTCCAAGATCCTGGAGAACATGGAGCTGGGCCATAACGTCATGCACGGCCAGTACGACTGGATGGGCGACCCGCAGCTCAACGGCAACACCTACGAGTGGGACATCGTCGCCACCGGCGACAACTGGCGCAAGACGCACAACTTCAAACACCACACCTACACCAACGTGCGCGGCATGGACGACGACATCGGCTACGGCCTGCTGCGCATCTTCCCCGAGCAGCGCTGGCGCCCGTTCTACCTGCTGCAGCCGTTCGTGGCGGTGTTCTTTGCGCTGTTGTTCGAATGGGGCGTGGCGATCCAGGACCTGCGTCTGGGCCGCTGGTTTGCCGGCAAGATGAAGGCGGCCGAATTGCGCGCCTCGTTCCTGCCGGTCGGCCGCAAGATGGGCCGCCAGATGCTCAAGGACTACATCGTGTTCCCGCTGCTGGCCGGCCCGTTCTTCCTGACCGTGCTGCTGGGCAATCTCGCCGCCAACGTGCTGCGCAGCATCTGGACCTTCGTGATCATCTTCTGCGGCCACTTCACCGCCGATGCGGAAGTGTTCCCGAAGGAATCGATCCGCAACGAGTCGCGCGGCCATTGGTATCTGCGTCAGCTGCGTGGCTCGTCGAATCTGACTGGCGGCAAGCTGATGAACGTGCTGTCGGGCAATCTGAGCCACCAGATCGAGCATCACTTCTACCCGGACCTGCCGGCCAATCGCTATGCGCAGATTGCCGTGGAAGTGAAGCAGATCTGTGCGCGTTACGGCCAGCACTACAACACCGGCTCGCTGCCGCGTCAGTTCGGCCAGGTGATGTGGCGGATCGTGCGCCACGCCTTCCCGAGCCGGCCCAAGCCGGCACGCCGCCAACGCGAAGGCGCCTTGCAAAGCGCCTGA
- a CDS encoding ferredoxin reductase, with translation MNLASDPKSKSPLPTRLARRLVSPQLFDFWATRLNPLWTLERPMARLVARTAASRDAVTLVLQPNGHWQGLQAGQHVSLGVEIDGRRLLRSYSPTVLADGRLAITVKAIEGGLVSRYLASEAAIGTVVSLDPAFGDMLLPTIPTPLLLLAAGSGITPMRALLQAAAQAGMPMDVDLLYWVRQRDEACFVEEFEALAAAHPRLRVRLLTTREGEAPAARVDIYPLEQIADLSNRHVMVCGPGGFVQAARERLQGRVAAFQAEAFSVPTLDDGEAGEVQVQLSRSGRTLTLPRGQSLLEGLEAQGLRPKHGCRMGICNSCACARQAGTTRHLLTGERSNEPTAQVRLCISAPSTDLILDL, from the coding sequence ATGAACCTGGCATCCGACCCCAAGTCCAAGTCCCCGTTGCCGACGCGCCTGGCGCGCCGGCTGGTGTCGCCGCAGTTGTTCGACTTCTGGGCAACCCGGCTCAACCCCTTGTGGACCCTGGAACGGCCGATGGCCCGCCTGGTTGCGCGCACCGCAGCAAGCCGTGATGCGGTGACCCTGGTGCTGCAGCCCAACGGCCACTGGCAGGGCCTGCAGGCCGGCCAGCACGTGAGCCTGGGCGTGGAGATCGACGGCCGCCGCCTGCTGCGCAGCTACAGCCCGACCGTGCTGGCCGATGGCCGCCTGGCGATCACCGTCAAGGCGATCGAGGGCGGTCTGGTGAGTCGCTACCTGGCAAGCGAGGCGGCCATCGGCACGGTGGTGTCGCTTGATCCGGCCTTCGGCGACATGCTGCTGCCGACCATACCCACCCCTCTGTTGCTGCTGGCCGCCGGCTCGGGCATCACCCCGATGCGCGCGCTGCTGCAGGCCGCCGCGCAGGCGGGCATGCCGATGGATGTGGACCTGCTGTACTGGGTGCGCCAGCGCGACGAAGCCTGTTTTGTCGAAGAATTCGAAGCGCTGGCGGCGGCGCATCCGCGCTTGCGCGTGCGTTTGCTGACCACCCGCGAAGGCGAGGCGCCGGCTGCGCGCGTGGATATCTATCCGTTGGAGCAGATCGCCGATCTCTCCAATCGTCACGTCATGGTCTGCGGCCCTGGCGGTTTTGTGCAGGCAGCGCGCGAGCGCTTGCAGGGGCGCGTAGCCGCGTTCCAGGCCGAAGCCTTCAGCGTGCCGACGCTGGACGATGGCGAGGCCGGTGAGGTGCAGGTGCAGCTGTCACGCAGCGGCCGTACGCTCACCCTGCCGCGCGGCCAGTCGCTGCTGGAAGGCCTGGAAGCGCAAGGCCTGCGGCCGAAACACGGCTGCCGCATGGGCATCTGCAACAGCTGCGCCTGCGCGCGCCAGGCCGGCACCACGCGCCACCTGTTGACCGGTGAGCGCAGCAACGAACCCACCGCACAGGTGCGCCTGTGCATCAGTGCCCCGAGCACTGACCTGATCCTGGATCTGTAA
- the fabR gene encoding HTH-type transcriptional repressor FabR, with protein sequence MTSIALPSHDAPPSRKPAISREDLIAAALSLIGPHRSLSTLSLREVAREAGIAPNSFYRQFRDMDELAVALIDLAGRSLRTIIGQARQRATSTDRSVIRVSVEAFMEQLRADDKLLHVLLREGAVGSDAFKQAVERELSYFEDELRVDLIRLAAADNAKLHAPALVSKAITRLVFAMGAVAMDSPPEKDPELVEQISQMLRMILTGARTLGTHGG encoded by the coding sequence ATGACTTCCATCGCCCTGCCTTCCCACGACGCGCCGCCGTCACGCAAGCCGGCGATTTCACGCGAGGATCTGATCGCCGCAGCGCTGTCGCTGATCGGCCCGCACCGGAGCCTGTCCACGCTGAGCCTGCGCGAGGTGGCACGCGAAGCCGGCATCGCGCCCAACAGCTTCTATCGCCAGTTCCGCGACATGGACGAGCTCGCCGTGGCCTTGATCGATCTGGCCGGGCGCTCGCTGCGCACCATCATCGGCCAGGCCCGCCAACGCGCCACCTCCACAGACCGCAGCGTCATCCGCGTGTCGGTCGAGGCGTTCATGGAACAGCTGCGCGCCGACGACAAGTTGCTGCACGTGCTGCTGCGCGAAGGTGCAGTGGGCTCGGATGCGTTTAAGCAGGCGGTGGAGCGCGAGCTCAGCTATTTCGAAGACGAGCTGCGCGTGGACCTGATCCGCCTGGCCGCCGCCGACAACGCCAAGCTGCACGCACCGGCGCTGGTGTCCAAGGCGATCACCCGGCTGGTCTTTGCGATGGGCGCAGTGGCGATGGATTCGCCGCCGGAAAAAGATCCGGAACTGGTCGAACAGATCTCGCAGATGCTGCGCATGATCCTGACCGGCGCACGCACGCTGGGTACGCACGGCGGTTGA